The genome window CTATTTATTAACACTTAAACcccttaaaatatctaaaaatatctaAGCTGATATGTGCCTCTGGTATTTCTGTAATGTACAACAATAAACTATtttccacatacacacacacacacacacacaaatatatatgtgtttttggGTAGCATTGTAATTTTAGTGTAATATTATCATGTGAATACAATTACACTTAATTTTTTACTTATTGGGCTCCACTGCAAGTTTGCCCCCTAGTGGGCCCCGGGCCCCAGGTTAAGAATCACTTAagccatttactttttttttttttttttttttaaacctttttatcttttaaactgttcaactaaaaaaatatattttatttaacgcTATTATTTCATAACTCATgacatgcaaatgtaaatatttctgaTGATGTGTTACGTAAATTCTTTGACTGGAAGGGGTTGGGGTGTCATACCTTATTATGATCTGCCTCCATGCCAAAGTCAGAGCAGCGATGCTCCACAAACATGTCATACTCCACAAACGAGTCCGGGTCCAGCAGGAGCTCCAGTCTCTCGCGCGCTGTCAGCTTACCCTGCACACAGCAGTTCATGGCTCTTCAGACTGTTGTGCTTTCATTTCTGTCAGCTGCATTCATTCTCCAATAAGTTTTCATTACTCACCCTTTTGTGCTGTGCAGCTATCCTCAGCTGTCCTCCTCCTATAAGCGCTGCCTTTCGTTTCTTCTCGATCCTCTCCTGCACAGACAGATGCTTGACCGAATAGCATCTTGCATTTTGAAAACCTTTCGCCTGTGTAACTGCCCCGGCGGCAGCGCCGTGCGGAATCTGACCTAcacttttaaaagaacatttcagaCCATGTAGCAGTCCCAGGCTGCTTCGCATTAACGCGTAGGTCGCCATCACACCTTCACTGAGGGCACATTCTGTCGAAAAGAGGTCGGTGTCTTCAGCCAATCACCAAAGAGTGTGTACTTTTTACAGCCAATCACTACCCGGTTATTGAAGAGGGCGTGAGTGAGTGAACCAATCACCGCAGAGATGTGTGTGGTTAGGCGAACTTGATAGATGTAGTCCGTACCTAATGTCAACCATGATAAACTACAGTTCCCATCAGTTACTCGGTTGTTGTGAAAATACAcgattttgaagaaaaaaaaaaactactggagCTGTTCACACCCTTGGACTAAACATAGCTCCTAATGAATCTAGatactgaatgcatttgaaaaaaataatgtaaggCTAGATtcgttttaaaagtaaaaatgaatgAACATTATCCTctctatttacatttataatttatttcctTCTTTTCCTTCCTTTTTCTTCTTTAACTAAGACATCAGATATAATAAACAAGTTAAGAAAGTAGTCAATTTATAGGATTCCATTTACATAAGATCATAACAGGGGACAAGAAATggctaagaaaataaataaataaaacacacattttattatgggtttccataaatacataaacattactgaataaagttgtagaaaaaataataaataatgacataTTTGTCAGTGCGCTTAAAGTGTAGTAACATATTGTTTTCTAAGGGAAAAGGTAAagatgaaaggtttttttttcttaacaaggTGACACTTCCAGAAGACGTGGGATAATGTTTCAGGTTCATTTTGTCAAGCGTGTGGTTAATACAGTCAGACACTAGAGGGCAGTAATCACTGCAGGCCGTGTTTAATTCCGCGAGCTCTTTTACTTTTGTTGGTATTGTTCCTCTCAGGATGCAAAAGTTAACAGAGGAACGAAGCTGGCTCTTTGCACAGGCTAATGTATGTAAATATGCTGTAGCTCAGTTGAACGCTACATAAACATATCCCTCAAACGTAAGGTTATCGCACTCGGTTAAAGAAAGAAAAGCGCTCTTATTCAGCAAGACGAAGAAAAGTCAGCAATATTAGCTAGCTAGCGAACAAGTGGACAGCGAACCGTGATCTGTTCTGTTAAGCCTCATGAACAGCCGCTGTGTTGGAATATTTCAAAGATTATACTTTTTTCTCAACTGAGACTGTTTTTCCAGTTCGTATTTGTGGACTGATCATTCGCGAAGCTCGTGCCACCGACAGTACAGCTCGAGGCCTGTTGTGCCTCTCAGTAAAATGCTGTTTATTGTCCAGTCCTTCTTGTCTGTGTGCTTTATTTCAAAGTGTAGCGCTCTTTCTGTTGAGGCTTTTGGGATCTGACACGCATGGAAAGCAGACTTTAGTCGGTGCTATACCGCCTACAGCACCTTATTTTCTCCAGACTGACCGTCTCTGGAGGATCTTCGAAATATTGAGCAAAGATTTGACATGTTAACAAGCAGACGACTCAGAACTGCTCATCTGCTTGCGAGTCATGTCAAACTACACTCTTTGTGTGAGGCGTTGGCTCAAGCCTGGTTGATTGTGTTCTCACAGTTATCGTCCATCAAGACTGGCTCAGAGTAGCCGATCAGCTTCTCTCGTCCCGCTGTACACGGACCTCGCGGAGATGAACCCGGTGAACGCCACCGCGCTGTACGTGTCGGCGTGCCGCTCTCTTCTGCAGTGCGACCCGATGGACCCGGGTACATACGGAGGGTTGTTTAACGTCTTGCCTTTCTTTAGAGACTCCCTATCCTGCTTGGTGTGTGGTAAGTGCCTTTATGTATGAGAGTCCGTGCTATGTTTTCGCAGTAAATTTGGCATTGGTAAGCAACACGCGCAGCGAAGTTGAAGTATCGGCATTATCATTCATAAGTTTGCACTACAGCGCAGTTTCGAGTGTCTCATGGCTTTTATTAAGCGTAATATTTTCTGAATTAgtagtttttaaatttaaattgtattttactatTGAGTTGCTACACCACAGCAACGAAACAATCTCCGCTTCGGGGTCATATGGTCAAAAACTGTATCAACAAATCAGCATTCGGGACCGCTACTGTGTGCTGCAACATTGCCCGCCCACTTTTCAGAAGCCTCGGTCCTGCTAGTATTTTTTCCCGCGATGTTTTGGACAAGTCTTCATTCGAGTTATGAGCTATGAAACAAACTAAACAGCTGCAAGGGGAATCATAACATTTGGTTTGGaggaaaaagtatttgaaaattggACTTCAATCTCATGAAGCGTTGatttaatgattaaataaaaacgaTGGATAAGTATGGtattacatttttagaaaatgtggATATATCACACCTCTATAGTAGGTGAGTCTTTAATGgtttataatttaattgttaaaaaTCAGTTTTCTCTATGGAGACAATTAAAAGGATTAAATTTTTCTTTCAGAACTTGACTGTTGCACTCAGAACTAAATATAGTAAGATGTTAATTAGCTATGCTTAATTGCTTTAATGTGTTGTTTGCTTTCTATATAGGGAATTTGCTTCAGGacccagttgctccaaaaaacTCCTCCTGCCAGCACTACGTTTGCAAGGGTTGTAAAGgccagaaaatgtttttaaagccaTCCTGCAGCTGGTGTAAAGACTATGAGCAGTTTGAGGAGAATAAACAGCTCCAGATTCTGATCGACTGCTACAGGAATCTCTGCGAGTGTATCTCAGTGTGCGTCACATCCGAGCAGAGTGCCTCGGGGGTCAAGGGTTACCCCGAGGTCAACAAGATACTGGAGGAGGTGTTGGGGGTGAGTCAGGAACAAGAAGACCTCAGTCCTGGCAGAGACACTTTGGATGTTCCTCATCTCAAAACAGAGACTGACTCTTCACAAAGCTCTACTGATGTCAACCTGACTGACTCGGATAAACCCTCTGAGCAGATCCCAGCTGAACTAGAGACCCCTGAGCCTGTCAGGGCTGACGGACCTCTGAAATCTGACTCATCACTACACATGGGTGCTGTCACTGTTAACGCAAAGTCCAAAGTTAGTCAAGAGACAAGCAGTGAATCGTTGCAACTCAATGCGGAGAGCACAAGCGTCCTGGAAGACCTTAAATCTGACATTACGAGCAAGGATGTATCATGCGGACAGACTAAAGCAACACCAGAGCCATGTCAGAACTCATTACAGTCCCAAACCAGCGGCGCCCTCGCGCCAGCACTCCCTCCGCAACCTCAGACGGGCCTGACTTGCCTCGCCACAGCCCACAGAAAAGTGCACCTGAGCCGAAAGCGCTCTCGCTCTGAAAGCGACAGTGAGAGTCTCCAACCTCTGGCCATCACCAGCCTCATCCAGGGGCCATCGGTAGCAGCCACAGTGCCGCCTAATACAGCATTTGAACCGAAAGCGCCCTCCCCACCTGCTGTCGTGCTCACTAACGGAGGCGTTTTGAAGGTTAATAAGGCTGTGCTGGGTTCAACAAAAAATATCCAGATAAACACAGACCTTGGTAATAAGAAAGTTCAGGCGAAGTCTAAAGTGGCTGTCCCGAAGGCAAAGGGAAAGGCAAAGGACAGGCTGCTGTCAGCTAGCGTTTTAGCAGGACAACCAGGACAGCCCCATAAAGCCGTGTACAAAAAGACACAAGAGAAAAAAGGCTGCAAGTGTGGACGAGCCACCCAGAATCCAAGTGTTCTTACCTGCAGAGGCCAAAGATGCCCCTGCTACTCCAACCGTAAGGCCTGCTTGGACTGCATCTGCAGGGGCTGCCAGAACTCATACATGGCCAACGGGGAGAAGAAGCTGGAGGCCTTCGCCGTGCCCGAAAAAGCCCTGGAGCAAACCAGACTCACTCTCGGCATCAACCTCACCAGTATATCTGTGAGAAACGCTGGAACGAACGCTGCAGGAGTTCTCGGC of Carassius gibelio isolate Cgi1373 ecotype wild population from Czech Republic chromosome A2, carGib1.2-hapl.c, whole genome shotgun sequence contains these proteins:
- the LOC128028931 gene encoding E3 ubiquitin-protein ligase MSL2-like isoform X1, translating into MNPVNATALYVSACRSLLQCDPMDPGTYGGLFNVLPFFRDSLSCLVCGNLLQDPVAPKNSSCQHYVCKGCKGQKMFLKPSCSWCKDYEQFEENKQLQILIDCYRNLCECISVCVTSEQSASGVKGYPEVNKILEEVLGVSQEQEDLSPGRDTLDVPHLKTETDSSQSSTDVNLTDSDKPSEQIPAELETPEPVRADGPLKSDSSLHMGAVTVNAKSKVSQETSSESLQLNAESTSVLEDLKSDITSKDVSCGQTKATPEPCQNSLQSQTSGALAPALPPQPQTGLTCLATAHRKVHLSRKRSRSESDSESLQPLAITSLIQGPSVAATVPPNTAFEPKAPSPPAVVLTNGGVLKVNKAVLGSTKNIQINTDLGNKKVQAKSKVAVPKAKGKAKDRLLSASVLAGQPGQPHKAVYKKTQEKKGCKCGRATQNPSVLTCRGQRCPCYSNRKACLDCICRGCQNSYMANGEKKLEAFAVPEKALEQTRLTLGINLTSISVRNAGTNAAGVLGLSAGSPMASFLTSSTDEDQSFEEALEMHFDC
- the LOC128028931 gene encoding E3 ubiquitin-protein ligase MSL2-like isoform X2 is translated as MWIYHTSIVGNLLQDPVAPKNSSCQHYVCKGCKGQKMFLKPSCSWCKDYEQFEENKQLQILIDCYRNLCECISVCVTSEQSASGVKGYPEVNKILEEVLGVSQEQEDLSPGRDTLDVPHLKTETDSSQSSTDVNLTDSDKPSEQIPAELETPEPVRADGPLKSDSSLHMGAVTVNAKSKVSQETSSESLQLNAESTSVLEDLKSDITSKDVSCGQTKATPEPCQNSLQSQTSGALAPALPPQPQTGLTCLATAHRKVHLSRKRSRSESDSESLQPLAITSLIQGPSVAATVPPNTAFEPKAPSPPAVVLTNGGVLKVNKAVLGSTKNIQINTDLGNKKVQAKSKVAVPKAKGKAKDRLLSASVLAGQPGQPHKAVYKKTQEKKGCKCGRATQNPSVLTCRGQRCPCYSNRKACLDCICRGCQNSYMANGEKKLEAFAVPEKALEQTRLTLGINLTSISVRNAGTNAAGVLGLSAGSPMASFLTSSTDEDQSFEEALEMHFDC
- the LOC128028931 gene encoding E3 ubiquitin-protein ligase MSL2-like isoform X3, which produces MFLKPSCSWCKDYEQFEENKQLQILIDCYRNLCECISVCVTSEQSASGVKGYPEVNKILEEVLGVSQEQEDLSPGRDTLDVPHLKTETDSSQSSTDVNLTDSDKPSEQIPAELETPEPVRADGPLKSDSSLHMGAVTVNAKSKVSQETSSESLQLNAESTSVLEDLKSDITSKDVSCGQTKATPEPCQNSLQSQTSGALAPALPPQPQTGLTCLATAHRKVHLSRKRSRSESDSESLQPLAITSLIQGPSVAATVPPNTAFEPKAPSPPAVVLTNGGVLKVNKAVLGSTKNIQINTDLGNKKVQAKSKVAVPKAKGKAKDRLLSASVLAGQPGQPHKAVYKKTQEKKGCKCGRATQNPSVLTCRGQRCPCYSNRKACLDCICRGCQNSYMANGEKKLEAFAVPEKALEQTRLTLGINLTSISVRNAGTNAAGVLGLSAGSPMASFLTSSTDEDQSFEEALEMHFDC